The following DNA comes from Mya arenaria isolate MELC-2E11 chromosome 11, ASM2691426v1.
gtaaaacattgatgttgTCACATTTACCTTTTCTTGCGCAGAAAAATGTTCAAGGATAGAAGTGAATGGTAATCAAAGATCTAAGAGTCAAGTAAGAAAAGAAAGGGAGGATGATGGTAAAATACAAAACGAATGAATATCCAGTTTAGAATAGTGGCCCCTCCCAGTATAGGttagagtttattaagtaatttcgtAGTGAATAAGTAACCTAAGAAAACGGAGCAGCGTGGTTTCTTATTTACGATGAAATAACTTCATGGATTCCAACCGACTTATTCGAAATATGAATCAAATAATAGAAAGAATGTTCATCATTCCATTTTCCATCcacaaaacaattacaaattaCGCAGTATTATAGCTACCAGTATCAGGTACTCATATGATattgcatatttctttattctGTTGTGCATAGATGAACAATGACTTAGAGCATGGccacaacacatttattgtccAAAATTATTCCAAAATTCGAGCAACTGTGTGTTTACCCGAAGCCGCCATTATGATTGGATTTATCGAAGCCATTGCTAAACCGCTTGTTACACAACATAAAACACCACACATCGGTTACTTCCTTTACAATTGATTATATCACAGCTTTCAAAAAAGGTTGTTACCTTAATATTCCGGttgataatacaaatataggtgCGGTCGCAAActtctttatatttattattacattttcaaaaaaataggtgcggtaaatccgcggaacaaAACATTAATCTGGCGTGGCCTTAGCCTAAGAAGCATTCACAATGGCCGCGCAAATGAAAAATTATGTTCCAAGAACTAAAACCAACATGCTAAATCAGGTATCTGCAGCTTGGTCCAGGCCATACAGAtacaatagtaaaatatttagtgTGATCGGaagatattattattgttattattaccctaaaatatatatttattgtgtgtttttggtAAATACACTTCAATGCAATGAGTAAATGAAGGGTGAAAAAGATTATAGATTATGAGGACTTGAAAATGTGAATGgcattacaaaacaaacaaccagTCACTTCTTTGGTCGgcgtattttccaaaatatagcTTAACTTAGGGTTTCACTTCGtactgtgtttgaaaaaaaaactctataatttaattgataGCGAGTCTAAAAGTATATCAGCtctatatattttgttttatttttataataccGTTTGTATAAACCCACTTTTCCCTggatagatgaaggttacacgatACCATAGCAGTTGCCTATGTTTCTAAATCTCCGTTCGCTGTAATGCCCCTGGCGAGCAGTGACAAAggatgtttaaaaaatagtaacattatgcttaattgtttgttttgcaatgcCATTCATTTCTTCAATTATTTCCTTCCAAGTGAATtactttattttctattttctatttcCGCATAATCTggaattaataaaacaataacataaactTAATAGTATTTAGTAGtatttatccaaaataatagaCCTTCACTACGTGACTATGCTAATCCCTAacaaggatttgccatatcaattttttttaagtatttggaCTATATAACAATCATACCCTAATCAATTGTGTTAACTTGTCTCTGCCAACCATACACAACAATAGctaatagttatttttttctggcTCCTTGGCTTGAACTTGCGgcttattattaaaatatcccGGGTACAAATCAGTACTGGCCCATTTGGGTATAATATACACATTtgtggttccggagatatcgtCGGCATTAACATTACATTATAAGGTATGGCAAATGTAATGCCGACGATATCTCTGGAACCACAAAATCGGGGCGGTCGGGACCGGTATTTCCGTTTAGGTATCTCCATTCCCTACGTGCCAGCGTCAACCTTTCCTTACGCGCGCAACTTTCCCGTTAACGATCAAAATGGCGCGAAAATACCTTTGAATGGGGTACCTCGTGTCGAAGATACCtaagcatccctgcacgtgcgGAAATTGGGACTTATTCAGCTATGTAGGGTTTGCTCATACCTACGTGGGCCTGGGACGTTATTTGGTTACATGTTTCTAAGGCCGCAAAATGCATCTAAAACCGTAGTTTTTCAGCGGATTTTGAGATATCTTAGAATGTAAAGTTAATGCGGACAATATCTCCGGAATCACACAAGCGGGGCGGTCCGGACCGGTATTGCCGTTTAACTATCTCCACTCCCTACGTGACATAAACGTCGGCGCATCTCTGTCGTGCCGGCGTCAACGTTTCCTTAGGCGCTCCACTTTCTCGTTTACGATCAAAATGGCGTGAAAATACCGTATAATGGAGTACCTCGTGTCGAAAATAGCTAAGCATCCATGCACGAGCGGATTTTTGACCAATTTGGCTGTGTAGGGTATGCTCATACCTACGTGGCGCATTTTTTTTGGTCTGGGACGTTATTCGGTCACCAGTTTCTGAGGCCGCAAGGTGCGTCCAAAACGGTAGTATTCAGCGGTTTTTGCCTTACCTTATAATGTAAAGTTAATGCTGACGATATCTCCGGAGCTCCATATGCGGGGCAGTCGGGACCGGTATTGGCGATTAGGTATCCTCATTCCCTACGGGACGAGACCGTCGGCGTATCTCTGACGTGCCGGCGTCAACGTTGCCTAATGCGCGCAATTTTCTCGTTAACTATCAAAATGGTGCGTAAATACCGTAAAATGGAGTACCTGACGTGTCGAAGATAGCTAAGCACTCCTGCATGTGCGGAAGTTGGGACGGTATGCCTGTGACGTTATTCGGTCACCGGTTTCTAAGGCCGAAAAGTGCGTTCAAAACCGTATTTTTTCTGCGATTTTGCCATACCTTTTAATTCAAAGTAAATGCCGacgatatctccggacccacaTATGCGGGGCGGTCGGGACGGGTATTGCCGTTTTGCCAGTGTTCAGCCAGCCCTGAGCCCCAGTGTTGCGCTAGACCTAAACCCTAATGTTGAGCCAGACCTGAGCCCAAGTGTAAAGCCAGACCTGAGCCCAAGTGTTGAGCCAGACCTGAACCCCAGTGTTGAGCCAGACCTGAGCCCCAGTGTTGAGCCAGACCTGAACCCCAGTGTTGAGCCAGACCTGAACCCCAGTGTTGAGTCAGACCTGAACCCCAGTGTTGAGCCAGACCTGAACCCCAGTGTTGAGCCAGACCTGAACCCCAGTGTTGAGCCAGACCTGAACCCCAGTGTTGAGCCAGACCTGAACCCCAGTGTTGAGCCAACCCCAGTGTTGAGTCAGACCTGAGCCCAAGTGTTAAGCCAGACTTACTCCTTGCATCGACcgtattatttaatttacaacagCTAGCTCTAAACCCGATATTCAGAGACAATTTAGAAAAGGGTTCCTGGATAAACACACGAATCCTCTCCCTTAAATTGTCTGAGTTAACCTTATGAATTATGAATGTCAATATGGTATATAAAGAGTCCCCCCACCCAACGCATTCGACGGTGAGGGGCGCACGTCTAGACTACCACCCAATTTTACACCAAATCCTTCATCCATCCTTGAGCTGGTTTCTTTCTAAAACACCTACGTTTATCacttaaaagtttttttctcaatatatTGAGAAGCAGCTTTTGGCACTTGTGTCTGTGTTTATAACAGTTAAgtcaatcggaactcctcggctagtatcaagatatggcctcggatataatatgggtcgtaagaaaatagtcgatcatggccgaccaagaagatgttcaaacaaccaagagatatgttagtccaaagacagaatgaggagcgaacttttaccacttatttgtgtgtaagtgttatttttatacttattgtattttaataaaatataaaaatagttttaaaagagccctaatgagaaactaattggaaatgtcattaattcttagtgggtggggtaaagtcttctttcatttgacagattctaatttagtaaataacaattttgaagctccagtgatcagtggcaaaagttaagaaaacaaatactctttttgttttgtttttaataacaaataagtctgaatctgactttacttagatcgataataggttagactttctttctcagtgtatttatctcatacatttcatatcattaactttaattttttataattaaaatttacattcttttaaccaaggatgtatggtttatatgtccgtgagtgttggtagcGAACAACTTAATGTAAGGGCACAATTGAATACCTCCgccctgttcactaatatagttctctaaataaattagatgttcattctattggtttaacaaaatgagtttgaacgcataaacaagcacacatttctttcaagactaaattctatgatatccaccagtggtggtgatgcagaaacattgaaaaatgctgacatttttactgtgccaatgaaatgcagacatttaaattttaatcttattgtcattttcagagaagagtatggtaccaggggtgcagctgactctgatACCCAGCTTGTTCTATGTTCGTGAAGTTGGCAGactggcagcccagcagcccagcagcgtgaagtcagcagcccagcagactggcagcctagcagcgtgaactcagcagcccagcagactgacagcctagcagcgtgaagtcagcagcccagcagcccagcagcaTGAAgacagcagcccagcagactggcagcccagcagcgtgaagtcagcagcccagcagactggcagcctagcagcgtgaagtcagcagcccagcagactggcagcctagcagcgtgaagtcagcagcccagcagcccagcagcatgaagtcagcagcccagcagactggcagcccagcagcgtgaagtcagcagcacagcagactggcagcccagcagcgtgaagtcagcagcccagcagactggcagcctagcagcgttTAGTCAGCAGCCAAGCACACCGACatcctagcagcgtgaagtcagcagtcTAGCAGACTAGCAGCATAGCAGCATAGCAGCGTGAGTTAGCAGTCTAGAAGCCTGACGGCGTGAAGTCAAAAGCTGAGCAGCTGGGCAGATTAGCAGCTATGCTAAGACGGACGAACTCATGTGAAGAATCCCGTcggttttcagttttcaaagccaaaaagaaatacataaaaaaatgaaaataatcattcaCTGGTTTACAAAACACACCTTGAACTGaagcaaaaatactaaaatgaatcatttaaaaacatgaacactATTCCTTTTTTGTGAACTAAAGAGATCACTTTACTCTACTTTTTGATTTCAAGCGTCTGAcagccccgggcagccccaggcgttttataatattttgactcGGGCTAGATACATGGCTTCTAgtatatgaaaaatgaaaaaaaaaaatcattcacaataattcgcttgcaaaatactctttaaatgacacaaaatactaaaatgaatactttttccacatttacactattctttgagtgtgaactaaaaacatcactttactcctCTTTTCTGTTTTCATTCTGGCAGCCCCAGCAGCCACAAGCAGCCCCAGGCAGCCCCGggcgttttatggtattttcACTCGTGCAGGATACATGGTTTCTAGTATATGAAACGTTCGAATAATTACAAGTTGAATGacttaacaacacggaaaattcagaatttcatgttttcaaagccgaaaaaaactaaaaaaaatcattcacaacagttcgtttgcaaagcactctttaaatgacgcaaacatactcaaatgaatactttttcaacatttacactatttttttgtgtgaactaaaagcatcactttactccacttttcgacattagttttctagcagcctggaacagcccagggcagcctcaagcgtataacgatatttttacacgggctggatgTGTCATAGGGTGtgacttttatatttcaataaaagtgttacaaatatatttattcgtattttgttaaaatacccTAATTCTCATTTATTACTCCGCCCCGTAAATCATCAGGTTTGGTAACTTTTACATATAGTGTAGTGTAGTTTGTTAAATATCGagttatagtatatattaacCTAAAACTAATACgtcagtgttttaaattaaccaatcaacttattactactttcacttttaagtcaataaatcTTCACGTACAACGCCATTTTTATACGGTGCTTTTCTATCCAATTTATGCAGCTACTTATTTAGAATACTGCAGGTAATTCATTAAATCCCGTTATTATAATCTGTTAtctttgtattgatttatagtGTTATAGGTTTTTGTATGTCgtgatatatttacattgtttcaatgtattgtttaatgatCGCGCCATTGTTTATCTGAAATTCTGTGTTCGagtatttgtacatgttctatgttagattattttattatatatgcattgtttagGAGGATGACGATGACGTCGATGGTATAGGTACTATTAAAACGATTGGCACGAATTCACGTTTGTTCTGTTCCCCATCTACCGCCCAGTAGAGGTCAGAGGTGGCCCGGCAACagatacaaggctttaactatgtgtaacgttcggatgattccaagtttaatgactttaatgcaaagataagatgtaaaatgttacagaacactaattatttaacgtaatctggCTACAATTttactcgatttttatcgctctgctaagacgaaatcgtgcgaagtttcccgtcgttttggttaaaaaaaagcgcgtcttcaaattcaaaacacttcattttgccatttaagctgtaatttagtttccccttaccacactacgcatcagagtgttatatgctgaatattgtcttttctaacaacacggaaaattcagaatttcatgtttttaaagccgaaaaaaaaatcattcacaacagttcgtttgcaaagcactctttaaatgacgcaaacatactcaaatggatactttttcaacatttacactatttttttgtgtgaactaaaagcatcactttactcctcttttcgactttagttttctagcagcctggaacagcccagggcagcctcaagcgtataacgatatttttacactggctggatacaaggctttaactatgtgtaacgttcggatgattccaagtttaatgactttaaagcaaagataagatgtaaaatgttaaagaacactaattatttaacgtaatcttgctacaatttcactcgatttttatcgctctgctaagacgaaatcgtgcgaagtttcccgtcgttttggtaaaaaaaagcgcgtcttcaaattcaaaacacttcattttgccatttaagctgtaatttagtttacccttaccacactacgcatcagggcgttatatgctgaatattgtcttttctaacaacacggaaaattcagaatttcatgtttttaaagccgaaaaaaaaatcattcacaacagttcgtttgcaaagcactctttaaatgacgcaaacatactcaaatggatactttttcaacatttacactatttttctgtgtgaactaaaagcatcactttactccacttttcgactttagttttctagcagcctgggacagcccagggcagcctcaagcgtataacgatatttttacacgggctggatacaaggctttaactatgtgtaacgttcggatgattccaagtttaatgactttaaagcaaagataagatgtaaaatgttaaagaacactaattatttaacgtaatcttgctacaatttcactcgatttttatcgctctgctaagacgaaatcgtgcgaagtttcccgtcgttttggttaaaaaagcgcgtcttcaaatacaaaacacttcattttaccatttaagctgtaatttagtttccccttaccacactacgcatcagagcgttatgtgctgaatattgtcttttctaacaacacggaaaattcagaatgtcatgtttttaaagccgacaaaaaaaaaagaatcattcacaacagttcgtttgcaaagcactctttaaatggcgcaaacatactcaaatgaatactttttcaacatttacactatttttttgtttgaactaaaaacatcactttactccacatTTCGACTTTTGTTTTCTAGCAGCCTGGAacagcccagggcagcctcaagcttataacgatatttttacacgggctggatacaaggctttaactatgtgtaacgttcggatgattccaagtttaatgactttaaagcaaagataagatgtaaaatgttacagaacactaattatttaacgtaatcttgctacaatttcactcgatttttatcgctctgctaagacgaaatcgtgcgaagtttcccgtcgttttggtaaaaaaaagcgcctcttcaaattcaaaacacttcattatgccatttaagctgtaatttagtttccccttaccacattacgcatcagagcgttatatgctgaatattgtcttttct
Coding sequences within:
- the LOC128208408 gene encoding circumsporozoite protein-like, with product MPTISPDPHMRGGRDGYCRFASVQPALSPSVALDLNPNVEPDLSPSVKPDLSPSVEPDLNPSVEPDLSPSVEPDLNPSVEPDLNPSVESDLNPSVEPDLNPSVEPDLNPSVEPDLNPSVEPDLNPSVEPTPVLSQT